The Flavobacteriales bacterium region AAGAGAAGGCCTTGGCCTGGTGCATTGCTGAAGTGGACAATCACGAGATCGATCGTATCAATATCCTTCAAGCTACCTACCGGGCCATGCACAAGGCATTGGAAGGACTGGACATCGTACCCGAACACATTCTGGTGGATGGCAATCGATTCCTCCCCTATGGCTTTATTCCATACACCTGCGTCATCAAAGGGGATTCGAAATACAAGAGCATTGCGGCAGCATCCATTCTGGCCAAGGTGCATAGGGATCGATTGATGCAAGAGCTTCACGAGGAGCATCCCTCCTATGGTTGGGACCGGAATGTAGGTTACCCCACACGCCAGCACCGAGAGGGCATAGCATCAGTCGGCCCTAGCCATTATCATCGCATGAGTTTCAGACTCCTGCCGCAAGTAGAAGAAAGCTTCACATAGCGCTGTTCATAGGGCTATGAATGAGCAGTGATCGCCCTTGGGTCACCACCTACTTTTGAATCGTATCAACAGCGACCATGAGGAGGATCATTCTATTCAGCGTTCTATTGCTATCTCTAGCGGCCATCATCTTCATCCTATTCATCGATACGCAGCCCAAGACCGAGCGCAGCTCCATTCTCGACAACATTTCTTCAGATGCGTGTGTTGTGCTGGAAATCGATGACCTTATGTCGTGGAATGAGACCGTCAGGAATGGGAGTGTCCTTTGGCCAGAGGCAGCTACGCTTCCAGGGTGGCAGGATTTCGAATCGGCACTATTGACACTCGAGCGACACCTCTCGACTCCGCTCGACCTGAAAATTGACTCCACCTGGAATCTGATATTCTCGCTCCACCCTACAGGTGCCCAAGGTCAAAGCTGGATGGCGAGCATCTCTTTACCTACGGAGCTGAGTTCATGGGATGCGAACTCCTTGGCCGAGGGTCTCGGGGTACACGTGGAAATGGAGAAAGTCTA contains the following coding sequences:
- a CDS encoding ribonuclease HII: MIEAGVDEVGRGCLAGPVVAAAVILPNRFRHALLNDSKQVSHLHRQELAAYIEEKALAWCIAEVDNHEIDRINILQATYRAMHKALEGLDIVPEHILVDGNRFLPYGFIPYTCVIKGDSKYKSIAAASILAKVHRDRLMQELHEEHPSYGWDRNVGYPTRQHREGIASVGPSHYHRMSFRLLPQVEESFT